A window of Fibrobacter sp. UWEL genomic DNA:
TTAAAGGAAAAAAATGAAAAAAGTTTTTTTATCTCTGTTGATGTTTTTCACTTGTAGTGCGATTGCCCAGAACGAACCTGTGTGCAACGGAAGCAACTCCAATGGTTTTGCGGGTATTCCGCTAACGTCTTGCGCATACTCAATATCGTCGTATAGTATAGGGATGAATGCGGGATTGTTTTTTGTAGATACGGGGTATGATGTAACTTATAATGGAAAAAAATATCGTCTACGATTGGCGGTAACCTCTTCCAGTGCTTATTACAAGGATTATCAGGCTATTCTGCAAACGGCATATGCGACAAGAAGCAAGATTCAATTGATTTATCCAAATTTTGCATTGGTGGGTGTAGGCGATGCCAATGTGGGAATGAGTGATACAGAATGCCGTATGAACCATGATAATGAAGGCAACCCAGCAAATATGTATTGTCCAATTCAGGCAGTCGAGTTACTTAACTAGTTTTTCACATAGATTGTTATGCTTGCCAACTATCGGAATATCCTTGTAGTTTTGTTCATTTTAGCACAATGTGGTTTAGCTTCTGTTCATAAGATTTATCACAATGTTGCGACTATCGTTTCCTTACAAGATGGCGATGAAATTGTACTAGATAGCATGCCTCTGAGTTGGGGCGTGAGTAGGGTTGTGCTAGGTGTGAACTCTGTTCCTGCTTTGCAATTGTCTGGGTATTTGACGATAAATGGGTGTAAGTATTATTTAGATAACTCTTATAAGCAAATAGATTTTGCTTACAATAGTGTTATTTCAGTTAAGTATTATGGTTCAGCACAAAAACTTCCTATCCAGTGGTGGGTGGATTCAGCTCCTATTCAATCAAAATGTGATGATGGCTTCGAGAGTGCTAGGAAAGATTCTATTCGTAGCATTCTTCAGCATTTTGTTGATTCTGTACATGCTTTCAGAATAAAGGATTATGTTGACCTAGGTGAAATTAACTCAGTGACGAATTTTGAAGGTAGTTCTGAAATGTTTAAAATTACAAAACTGCCTGATTGGTTTTATAATCAAATTAATGTAATGATTGAAGCTACAGATGGTCGCGAATTACGTGGGTATGTATATGTCGGTGGAAAAAGGGTGAAGGTTGAGGGATGGAGTTCTAGATTTACTTTGTATCAAAAGACTTCTTTGGTACCGTTCTTTGAGATTGCTTTTCCAGAATATAGAAAGGTGAGAGTTAGATGGTGGGTTGAGTCAAAATCGGTTTCTAAAACAGAGGTAAAGGCTAAAGAAAACATTTTTTCAGAGGATTCTATTAAGGTTGATTACTTATTTGGACAGACTCCTTATACAAAGGAGGTGGTTAGCCTTGTATTTGATAAAAATTCCTTTAGAGACAAAAAGATTCCTTCGGTAGAACGATTGTCTTTTGATCCGCAAGGACCTAATAGGTCGGCTGATTTAGCTATACGTGGTGCAATCTATGATGTGCACGCTGTTTTGAATAGTGGCGATAGTGTTGTTTTCGCTTTGCCTTTGGAATTTGTCTATGATGTTGAACGAGATTCTGTAACCATAGAACATTTTATTGAAGAGGAAAATCGATGGATTGAGGAATCTGTTGATAGTATTGTAGGAAATTACGCTTATTTTAAAGTGGGACATTTTTCGTGGCTACGTACTCTTTGCCGAACTATAACCACGGGCATTGTACACACAATGTTTCCGGCTGTGGCCGTATGTGAAACACTTTCGGAAGAATGTAAAAGAATTGTAAGTGGAGCTATTAATAGTGTCGCGGATGTGGAAACGGGTGCTATGAATGGCGTTGGTTGGGTGCTGACGTTGCTTGAAAACATTGCATGTGGTAGTTTTGGTGTTGTAAAGGATATGTTTTTTCCACCTCAGGATTCAATGTGGAGTATTGGTCAGGGAAAATTGGATACCGCTGCGATTCGAAAGCATGGTGTAGATGTTATTAAGGAATTGAAAAAATTGAGAGAAATGCCACTCAAGATGCTTTCTAAAACTCAATGCGGTATAGGGACTCCGCTACAAACTTGCAGATGGGAAACAACAAAAGATAATTTGGACATTTTGCTGGCTGATGCGATACTTGCACAATTTCCACCTAGCGATGGAGACTCTTCTTATGGAAAAAACAAATATGTTTTTTCCATGGATGAGGAAAAAGGTATGTTAAAAACAATAGCTGGTGATTCCGTAAAGGAAATGAAGTATACGGATTATTTTATGTCTCATAGTTCCTTTGTCGATGAGGCTGTAACCTCCATAGATGGTGTTTTGCAATGTTTTAATGTAGTGAATTACAATGGTTCAAAAATACAGAGTTATGTGAATTTCTATAAATCGTTATTTAGTCTTTCTGGCTATACAGAAACTTGTCATGATTTTTTTGATTTGATTGTTGGTAATGATTTAGGATATCTTGGGTCTACATACGATTGTGCTGTAGATGGGATTTCTGGATTAAGTTTTCTTGTTGATAATTTTGGTGGGTATACGGATATTCTTCAAAAAATATCAGATGTTATGGTAAGGGTGTCTTTGTTAGCTTGGTTAAAAAATGGGGATGACTTTAGAAATTTTTCACTTTTGAAATACAAGACCACATATGACGGGATTCGTGCCTGGCTAGAACTTGTTGGTCCTTTCCTTGCGGAAAATAACATTGTGGTGAAAACATATGGCAGTTTGGCTCTGTATGAGTATATTCATTATGGAACAAAAGAAAATCTTGACATGATAAATAGTGGTTTAAATCGTCATTATGGTCCGAATGGTGGGTATTCCGAAGGTATGGGTTACTCTCAATATATATGGGATGATTTAACCTATGTTCTAGCGGCGCTACAAGATGCGTATAAATCAAAAAATGTGAATTTTCCTGGTATTAACGGAAAATTCTTGAAATCTCCGGATTACATATTTGAATTCTCGAGGCCGGTGAGAACGGTTGTGGAAGATGTTTACTATCCTCTAGGTTTAATTCCCGTGGAAGCTGATGATGGTGTGACGTATAATCCAGACTATCGTGTGTGGGCAAAATTAAAGAATGATCCGAAGTACCTGGCGATGAGTGAAGCATTCCCTTTAAAGGCTGAAAACGGTAAAATTAATGTTCTAGTCTCATTTGGGTTTCCCGATGATAGTTTGTATAAATCTAGCAGAAAAATACTTCCTCAAAGGGATTCTCTTTGGGGAAGTTTTAAGGATGGTGTAGGACTGATTACTGTGGTGAAAAATAGGGATACTGTTGCTCTTTCAATGATTGCCGAAGATGGCGAACTTTGGACTCGTGGGCAGGCGCATGATCAGCAGGACAATTTATCAATTACTCTTTCTAGCTCAAAAAGCGGTTTTTTGATTCAGGATAGGGGGTATTCTAGTTTTGATAAGAGAGGTTCCTCTGATAAATTTCATCGTTATAATGATCACAATGTGTTGACCTATGAGGAGGGACAAGGTGATAATAAGCATATTCCCTTTAGTGATATTTGGTCAAGAGCGTATGATATTTTGGATGACTACCCTGGTTTCAGTTTAGATTTGCTCATCGGAATATTTGATTTATGTAATCGGGTTGGTAATAAGGACTATAATTTTACCGTGGAGGGTGGTCAGGACGCGTCTGTTTTGGAACGTCGAATCGAGGATTATGAAAATAAGGTCGTTGGTTATACGGCAAGGATGACTTGGTCCCATAAAAAAGATGATACCTATGATGCTGTAATTGAAAATAATCGAACAATTCTGTATTTTGGCGAAAACTTTTGGGTAATTGACCGGCCGAACATGGCTGGGTTGAATTGGCTAGCAAATTCACCGATTAATTCTTGGAAAAATACGAAATTAAAATTGTATAGTTCCGCACAGAAGGATGCGGTGGACTTAGGCGCTGAAAATAATCAAAATGGCTTTGATATAGTGCAGAAAGTGTTCAGGGCAGATTTTCATTTTAATGATAGAGGAGAGGTTGTGCTTACGAATTATCCTTATTCGTTGAGTGATGAAAATGCCTTGACATACGTAATGACTTATGCTTTGGGTGAAACCTCCCTTGAAAGGGATGAATTGAATTGTAAAGAGAATTATCAATGTTTTATGAGTTTGAATAAAAGACTGCGGCTTGTCGTTCCGCCAAGGGGTGAAAAATTCAAAATTTGTGATGTACTTCCATTTGATGAGTGTTCTGGCGATGTGTTTTCAAATGGAATAACGATGTTTACAAACTTAGAGAATGATGGTAAGTGGAATTCTTCTTGGGTTTTAGATGGAAGACTGACTTGTGTTGAAAAGGGTAGGGAAGAGGAGTGTGAGTCAGTGAAAGTTTCAAAAACTAATTATTCTTTTGCCAGAAAGGATGGCTCTGTTGTAAACGGCAAATACTCTAATGCGTATTTACCTGCTGTTCCGATTTTATTGTTGAGGTAGATTGTGCAAAAGCTTTTATGGGTGATCCCGCCTTTGCTGATTTTTTTAGGGTGTGATATGAATGCTGGCTGTGATGGAACTTTTGTCAGTTGTTGTGACGGAAGCACGAAAAGACATGCCGAGAGTAATTTGCTGTTGCACTTTTATACAAAATGTAATTTTGATGATGGATGTGACTTAAACTTGTATTTTTCAGGGGCTTTTCGTGATACTATTCGAGGCTCTTGTGGCCTTGATTTTAATTTAATGCTTCAGTCGGATGATTCGCTGGTTTCTGTGCGAAGTGATAGAACGTATATGTTTTCTGTAAAAGAGAAAGAAGATGCTTCCTGGTGGTTTAAAAATGGTGAATATTTCAATTTTCCTTTAATTCATGAAGACCATATTAAGTTCTCTTTAATTGATGCGGATAAGGTGTCGAAGGATTATGATATCGATGTATCTGAAATAGTCCATTCCTATGAGTATGATGGTGATTCTGTACGGGTGAAGGTTTTGGATAATTGCCGTGTGACTTTATTTTGGAGAAAAAAAGGGTATGTTGAAAAAAATTTTGAGTATTATAGAGGTAATATTCAGGGCGAATATTTTTCATTTCCCATATCAGATGATTACCTGTCGTATTTTGATTGCAATTGTTGGCTTCACAAACAAAGCTCTTTTGGAACGGATGATGTTGAAATGGCCTTTCGTATATACTGGAAGTGATTTTTGGGGCTTTTGGTTCCTTTTGAAAACATAAAAATGTGGGTTGCTTTAGCACAAAATCTTGTTTTGTAAGTATATTCAGGACATGAAAAAGTTTAATTCTGTTGTTTTGTCTGTTGCGCTGGGTAGCGCCTTGTCCACAAGCGCTGTCGCCGGCCCCCTTTTGATCAACCAGCTGGGCTTTACCCCGGAATCCGAGAAACTGGCCATTGTGCCGGGCAGTGATGCCAACGAGCTGGAAGTCCGTGACCTTAATGGAAAGACTGTCCTGAAGATGGATGCCCCCATGGTCTATGACTGGGAATACAGCGGGGAAGAAGTTCAGACATACGACTTTTCCGCCGTGAAGACTCCGGGAACCTACCGCCTCTACCGCGGTGGCGAATACCTGGGCAACCCCATTGTCATTGGTGACTGCGTTTATGAAGAGTTGACCAAGGGTGCCATCAAGTGGTTCTATTACCAGCGTGCCAGCATGCCTATCGAGGCCCAGTACGGTGGAAAGTGGGTCCGTGCCGCCGGCCATCCCGATGACCAGGTGATCGTCTATGGTACCGATGCCCGTACCGCTCCTGGCTACGAGAAGGCTGTAGGGAAGAAGCATCCCAAGGCTGGTCAGAACGTGATGATCAACTCTTCCAAGGGTTGGTACGATGCGGGCGACTACGGCAAGTATATCGTGAACTCCGGCATTACCGTGTTCACCCTGCTGGAAATGTACGAGGATTTCCCGACTTATATGGATACCCTCTCCTGGAACATTCCCCGCGAGTTGAAGAACTACCCGGCGCTTCTGGAAGAAGTGAAGTACAATCTGGACTGGATGCTTACCATGCAGGATGTTGACGGTGGCGTTTACCATAAGGTTACCACCTTGATGTTTGGCGCTTCCGTGATGCCGGAACTGGATGGCGCTCCCCGCTATGCCATTATCAAGAACGTCACCGCAACTCTGGATTTTGCCGCAGTCATGGCCCAGGCTTCCGTGATTTACAAGAAGGCCGATGCTGCTTATGCGGAAACTTGCCTGAAGGCTGCAGAAAAGGCTT
This region includes:
- a CDS encoding glycoside hydrolase family 9 protein — its product is MKKFNSVVLSVALGSALSTSAVAGPLLINQLGFTPESEKLAIVPGSDANELEVRDLNGKTVLKMDAPMVYDWEYSGEEVQTYDFSAVKTPGTYRLYRGGEYLGNPIVIGDCVYEELTKGAIKWFYYQRASMPIEAQYGGKWVRAAGHPDDQVIVYGTDARTAPGYEKAVGKKHPKAGQNVMINSSKGWYDAGDYGKYIVNSGITVFTLLEMYEDFPTYMDTLSWNIPRELKNYPALLEEVKYNLDWMLTMQDVDGGVYHKVTTLMFGASVMPELDGAPRYAIIKNVTATLDFAAVMAQASVIYKKADAAYAETCLKAAEKAYAWAKKYPKAFYKQPSDVQTGEYMHGGEDGKDEFRWAAAELYRAKVAYGAGKDKAAAGYLADLKKNKFTPDGAWWGNVNMLAAFRVAKDAATFGADLNKAAKKVVMDEANNLRAVGDTSGYHLPAFPWSWNWGSNSAMANNAMVLLHAYYLTGDKSYVDGAQQVLDYLLGKNPMEISYVTGFGYRSARFPHHRPSEGDLVDDPVPGMLVGGPHLGKQDINLDGKELWKCPNYAAADKPALAYIDNRCSYATNEVAINWNAPLAYISGALQAVYLGNKAASVK